A single Tachypleus tridentatus isolate NWPU-2018 chromosome 9, ASM421037v1, whole genome shotgun sequence DNA region contains:
- the LOC143225581 gene encoding uncharacterized protein LOC143225581, protein MRNENPSDFLRCKRRNSCGALGFLLQPCRPAAVARRNERERNRVRLVNMGFATLRQHVPNGTKNRKMSKVETLRSAVEYIKQLQDLLTHQDESDYYDETLLTIPTTEAGRDTTCSTLTCSLLPTYPSSAVSSCIPSETTPLSASHLATETTPINVNFQQGTLSPTGSTDYETPSSPGSTTNDILLSTLSTRDCYPKGTTSYSGIAELNYEDEDFIKFANWFV, encoded by the coding sequence ATGCGGAATGAAAACCCTTCCGATTTTTTACGCTGCAAGCGTCGGAATTCGTGCGGGGCACTGGGATTCCTGCTGCAGCCGTGTCGACCAGCAGCAGTAGCTAGAAGAAATGAGCGCGAGAGAAACCGCGTGCGGCTCGTGAACATGGGTTTTGCTACGCTTCGACAGCACGTGCCAAATGGTACCAAGAACAGAAAGATGAGCAAAGTGGAAACGTTGCGATCTGCTGTGGAATACATCAAACAACTACAGGATCTTCTGACTCATCAGGACGAGAGTGACTACTATGATGAAACGTTGCTAACTATACCAACAACAGAAGCTGGACGTGATACTACCTGTTCCACTTTGACCTGTAGCCTGCTACCGACCTATCCTTCATCAGCAGTTTCATCCTGTATTCCTTCAGAAACTACTCCACTTTCCGCGTCTCATCTAGCAACTGAGACAACGCCAATCAATGTTAATTTCCAGCAGGGTACCTTATCTCCAACCGGGAGCACTGACTATGAAACTCCATCCTCACCGGGTAGCACAACTAATGACATCTTATTGTCAACGCTCAGCACCAGAGATTGCTACCCTAAAGGGACAACAAGCTATTCTGGTATAGCTGAGCTTAACTACGAAGACGAGGATTTTATTAAATTCGCcaattggtttgtttga